From Pandoraea norimbergensis, the proteins below share one genomic window:
- the flhB gene encoding flagellar biosynthesis protein FlhB encodes MAEESDLEKSEPASPRRLEKAREEGQVARSRELSTFALLAAGVAGMWMTADRISQGFAQLMRHGMQFEPGTALDTHRMLANAAHSGADALMVIAPLLGLLVLAAITAPMALGGWLFSTKSLAPNFGRLNPAKGLGRMFSTQGLVELIKAIAKTVLVGSVAYWAIARDRDAVMGLMTQSPRVALPHVGEMIVVCCAFIVMSLLLVAAIDIPFQLWQHYKKLRMTKEEVRQENKENEGDPHVKAHIRQLQRQAARRRMMQDVPKADVIVTNPTHFAVALEYKDNMRAPRVLAKGTDLVAKRIREMGEEHRIPILEAPPLARALHKHVEIGHEIPATLYTAVAEVLAWVFQLRRWRNEGGAEPRTPSDLPVPAELDALPRAGA; translated from the coding sequence ATGGCTGAGGAAAGCGATCTCGAAAAATCGGAACCCGCGTCTCCCCGGCGTCTTGAAAAGGCGCGCGAGGAGGGGCAGGTTGCGCGTTCGCGCGAGCTATCCACCTTTGCCCTGCTGGCTGCCGGTGTCGCCGGCATGTGGATGACTGCCGACCGGATCTCCCAAGGCTTCGCCCAGTTGATGCGCCACGGCATGCAGTTCGAGCCGGGCACGGCGCTCGACACCCACCGCATGCTCGCCAATGCCGCTCACTCGGGCGCCGACGCCCTCATGGTCATTGCCCCGCTGCTCGGCCTGCTGGTGCTGGCGGCGATCACCGCGCCCATGGCGCTGGGCGGCTGGCTCTTCTCCACCAAATCGCTCGCACCCAACTTCGGCCGGCTCAACCCGGCGAAGGGGTTGGGGCGCATGTTCTCCACGCAGGGTCTGGTCGAGCTGATCAAGGCCATCGCCAAGACCGTGCTCGTGGGCTCCGTCGCTTACTGGGCGATCGCCCGCGACCGCGACGCCGTGATGGGCCTGATGACCCAGTCGCCGCGCGTGGCCCTGCCGCACGTGGGCGAGATGATCGTGGTGTGCTGCGCGTTCATCGTGATGTCGCTGCTGCTCGTGGCGGCCATCGATATCCCGTTCCAGCTCTGGCAGCACTACAAGAAGCTGCGCATGACCAAAGAGGAAGTGCGTCAGGAGAACAAGGAAAACGAAGGCGATCCGCACGTCAAGGCGCATATCCGCCAGTTGCAGCGCCAGGCGGCGCGCCGGCGCATGATGCAGGACGTGCCCAAGGCCGACGTGATCGTCACCAACCCGACGCACTTTGCCGTCGCGCTCGAATACAAGGACAACATGCGCGCGCCGCGTGTGCTGGCCAAGGGCACCGATCTGGTGGCCAAACGTATCCGCGAAATGGGCGAAGAGCACCGTATCCCGATTCTCGAAGCCCCGCCGCTGGCCCGTGCGCTGCATAAGCACGTGGAAATCGGTCACGAAATTCCGGCCACGCTCTACACGGCCGTGGCCGAAGTGCTTGCGTGGGTCTTCCAGCTTCGCCGCTGGCGTAACGAAGGGGGCGCCGAGCCGCGTACCCCGTCGGATCTGCCGGTCCCGGCTGAACTCGACGCGCTGCCGCGCGCCGGAGCGTAA
- the flhF gene encoding flagellar biosynthesis protein FlhF, with the protein MKIRKFFAGTCRDALRQIREEIGPDAVVLSNRSVANGVEIVALAEEDLDALAGGDMPTHRPRPRPAQPIQPVAAAPAAVAGPTASAHDAAAASAFAQSMMGELQSMRGLLEEQVAGLVWNDKQRRSPAQGEILRTLLAAGFSAQLGRALLEHLPEGSDRDAGLDWVKNALKRNLPVMPNEDELMERGGVYALMGPTGVGKTTTTAKLAARCVMRHGAEKLALLTTDSYRIGGHEQLRIYGKILGVTVHAVKDATDLRLALTELRNKHMVLIDTVGMSQRDRTVPEQVAMLCGAETPVQRLLLLNATSHGDTLNEVVHAYRSASAEGGSDLAGCILTKLDETTNLGSVLDTVIRHRLPVHYVSTGQRVPENLHVADRQFLIDTALSAPVTGSPFVPAEEDLMAVVRGVDPNYSGLFAPAQPSGEACFG; encoded by the coding sequence GTGAAGATTCGTAAATTCTTTGCGGGCACGTGCCGCGACGCACTGCGCCAGATTCGCGAGGAAATCGGACCCGACGCGGTCGTGTTGTCCAATCGTTCGGTCGCCAACGGCGTGGAAATCGTCGCGCTGGCGGAAGAGGATCTGGACGCACTCGCCGGCGGCGACATGCCGACGCACCGGCCACGTCCGCGTCCGGCCCAGCCCATACAACCCGTGGCGGCTGCACCGGCTGCGGTTGCCGGGCCAACCGCTTCGGCGCACGACGCGGCGGCGGCCAGCGCGTTTGCACAGAGCATGATGGGCGAGCTTCAGTCCATGCGCGGTCTGCTCGAAGAGCAGGTGGCGGGGCTGGTGTGGAACGACAAACAGCGCCGCTCGCCGGCACAGGGCGAGATTCTGCGCACGCTGCTGGCCGCTGGGTTCTCGGCGCAACTGGGCCGTGCGTTGCTGGAACACCTGCCCGAAGGCAGCGACCGCGATGCCGGGCTCGACTGGGTGAAGAACGCGCTCAAGCGCAACCTGCCCGTCATGCCCAATGAAGACGAATTGATGGAGCGCGGTGGCGTGTATGCGCTCATGGGGCCGACCGGCGTAGGCAAGACCACGACGACGGCCAAGCTCGCGGCACGTTGCGTGATGCGCCACGGTGCCGAGAAGCTCGCACTGCTCACGACCGACAGCTACCGTATCGGTGGTCACGAGCAACTGCGCATCTACGGCAAGATTCTCGGCGTAACGGTGCATGCGGTGAAAGACGCGACGGACCTGCGTCTGGCGCTGACCGAATTGCGCAACAAACATATGGTGCTGATCGACACGGTCGGTATGAGCCAGCGCGACCGCACCGTGCCCGAGCAAGTCGCGATGCTGTGCGGCGCGGAGACGCCGGTGCAGCGCCTGTTGCTGCTTAACGCCACGAGCCATGGCGACACCCTCAATGAAGTGGTGCATGCCTACCGGAGCGCGAGCGCGGAAGGTGGCAGTGACCTGGCCGGGTGTATTCTGACGAAGCTCGACGAAACCACCAATCTCGGGTCGGTACTCGACACGGTGATTCGTCATCGTTTGCCGGTGCATTACGTGTCGACGGGGCAGCGCGTGCCGGAGAACCTGCACGTGGCAGACCGTCAGTTCCTGATCGACACGGCGTTGTCGGCGCCGGTGACCGGGTCGCCGTTCGTGCCGGCCGAGGAAGATCTGATGGCCGTCGTGCGCGGGGTCGATCCTAACTACAGCGGGCTGTTCGCGCCCGCCCAACCTTCAGGCGAGGCGTGCTTTGGTTAA
- the flgD gene encoding flagellar hook assembly protein FlgD: MASINTSNAANFSQTFLDSVNGTANSSSSSSKSSAGSADDLQNSFLKLLVAQMNNQDPLNPMDNSQVTSQLAQISTVSGITQLNTTLSSVTSQLNSTQSLQAAALVGKGVLIPGNNIGVGSTTATDGTVTKTATPFGFELPSDSDTVTIQIKDSTGKVVRTVNAGALDAGVQALTWDAKDDAGNAVADGKYTLAVTATSNGKAVTPTLLSYAQVQSVVASTTGAPLLNVGTGSNIKLSDVREIL, encoded by the coding sequence ATGGCAAGTATCAATACGTCGAACGCAGCGAATTTCTCGCAGACCTTCCTCGATTCGGTCAACGGCACCGCCAATAGCAGCAGCTCGAGCTCCAAATCGTCGGCCGGCAGCGCGGACGATTTGCAGAACAGCTTCCTGAAGTTGCTCGTCGCCCAGATGAACAATCAGGATCCGCTCAACCCGATGGACAACTCGCAGGTGACCTCGCAGCTCGCGCAGATCAGCACGGTCTCGGGCATCACCCAGTTGAACACCACGCTGTCGTCGGTGACCTCGCAGCTCAATTCGACGCAGAGCCTGCAAGCCGCAGCGCTGGTCGGCAAGGGCGTGCTGATCCCGGGCAACAACATCGGCGTGGGCAGCACCACGGCGACCGACGGCACGGTGACCAAGACGGCCACGCCGTTCGGCTTCGAGCTGCCGAGCGACTCCGACACCGTCACGATCCAGATCAAGGACAGCACCGGCAAGGTGGTGCGCACCGTCAACGCGGGTGCGCTCGACGCGGGCGTGCAGGCGCTCACGTGGGATGCCAAGGACGACGCGGGCAACGCCGTGGCGGACGGCAAGTACACGCTGGCGGTCACCGCAACGTCCAACGGCAAGGCCGTGACGCCGACGCTGCTGTCGTACGCACAAGTGCAAAGCGTGGTGGCCAGCACCACCGGCGCGCCGCTGCTCAACGTCGGCACGGGCTCGAACATCAAGCTCTCGGATGTGCGCGAGATCTTGTAA
- a CDS encoding RNA polymerase sigma factor FliA encodes MYTARGKVDTNDTLTQYAPLVRRLALQLMAKLPASVELEDLIQAGMLGLLDAANRYQETQGAQFETYASQRIRGAMLDELRELDWASRGIRKTARQIEKAVQRLEQRLGRGPSESEIAGELSIGLTEYQQMLQDVHGCQLIYYEDFESADEEPFIDRICADPGADPLKMLLDEGLRHGVVDAIDRLPDREKLLMSLYYEQGLNLREIGAVLEVSESRVCQLHSQAISRLRATLRDKAWTSAG; translated from the coding sequence ATGTATACCGCGCGCGGGAAGGTCGACACGAACGACACGCTGACCCAATACGCGCCGTTGGTGCGCCGACTGGCGCTGCAATTGATGGCCAAGCTGCCGGCGAGTGTGGAGCTGGAAGACCTGATTCAGGCCGGCATGCTGGGGCTGCTCGATGCAGCGAACCGGTATCAGGAAACGCAGGGTGCGCAGTTCGAGACGTACGCGAGTCAGCGCATTCGCGGCGCGATGCTTGACGAGTTGCGCGAGCTGGATTGGGCGTCACGCGGCATTCGCAAGACGGCGCGTCAGATCGAGAAGGCGGTGCAGCGGCTGGAGCAACGGCTGGGCCGTGGCCCGTCGGAGAGCGAGATTGCGGGCGAGTTGTCGATCGGACTGACTGAGTATCAGCAGATGTTGCAGGATGTGCACGGCTGCCAGTTGATCTACTACGAAGACTTCGAATCGGCGGATGAAGAGCCGTTCATCGACCGGATTTGCGCAGACCCGGGGGCGGACCCGCTCAAGATGCTGCTCGACGAGGGGTTGCGTCACGGCGTGGTGGATGCGATCGACCGGCTGCCGGACCGCGAGAAGTTGCTGATGAGCTTGTACTACGAGCAGGGGCTGAATCTGCGCGAGATCGGTGCGGTGCTCGAAGTCAGCGAATCGCGCGTGTGCCAGTTACACAGCCAGGCGATTTCACGTTTGCGCGCGACGCTGCGCGATAAGGCGTGGACGTCGGCGGGTTAA
- a CDS encoding CBU_0592 family membrane protein, which yields MTTRSQHMPISPPDFIGILGAAFVVLAYFLNQRGRLSSSDWRFPGINLCGSVLITVSLIYNPNPASLLIEIFWGAISLYGLQKALRRASA from the coding sequence GTGACCACGCGCAGCCAGCACATGCCTATTTCCCCGCCTGATTTCATCGGCATTCTCGGCGCCGCATTCGTGGTGCTCGCCTACTTCCTGAATCAACGCGGACGACTGTCGTCCAGCGATTGGCGCTTTCCCGGCATCAATTTGTGTGGTTCGGTTTTGATTACGGTGTCCCTCATCTACAACCCGAACCCGGCTTCTCTATTGATCGAAATCTTCTGGGGAGCAATTAGTCTCTACGGATTGCAAAAAGCCCTCAGACGCGCGAGCGCCTGA
- a CDS encoding MinD/ParA family ATP-binding protein has product MVKLVLDQAEGLRRLVARHTTRVVAVVGSAPEAGQTSVALNLASALAHHGQDVVLADESGHAAPAMGLPLRGDIHDVLAGRVSPDAVRVSTRDNFVLVPVAHRHPERIDPVRAMPLLTVGEPDVVVIDCTHAGALLSPLAAHAHDVLVVLGCEPASITGAYSWIKQAHFEYALAQFRVLVNRAEDVEARVVCRNLATTASRYLAVSLELAGHVPSDRQVLRARQLTRTVVDAFPMAPAAVAYRQLAAQVMHWPLAARETVAAGMADMGEMAHGAGVLPAATA; this is encoded by the coding sequence TTGGTTAAACTCGTACTCGATCAAGCGGAAGGGCTGCGCCGGTTGGTGGCGCGCCATACCACGCGCGTCGTCGCGGTGGTGGGAAGTGCGCCTGAAGCCGGTCAGACGAGTGTTGCCCTCAATCTGGCCAGTGCGCTGGCCCATCATGGTCAGGATGTCGTGCTGGCCGACGAAAGCGGCCATGCCGCGCCCGCCATGGGGTTGCCGCTGCGTGGCGACATTCATGACGTGCTGGCTGGGCGAGTCTCGCCCGACGCCGTTCGGGTGAGTACGCGCGACAACTTTGTCCTGGTGCCGGTGGCGCACCGTCATCCCGAGCGCATCGACCCGGTGCGGGCCATGCCGTTGCTCACCGTGGGCGAGCCGGACGTGGTTGTCATCGACTGCACGCACGCGGGCGCGTTGCTGAGCCCGTTGGCGGCGCATGCGCACGATGTGCTGGTGGTGCTGGGGTGTGAGCCGGCGTCGATCACGGGGGCGTACTCGTGGATCAAGCAGGCCCATTTCGAATATGCGTTGGCGCAGTTCCGGGTGTTGGTGAACCGCGCCGAGGATGTGGAAGCGCGAGTGGTGTGCCGCAATCTGGCCACGACCGCGAGCCGGTATCTGGCGGTGTCGCTGGAGCTGGCGGGTCATGTACCGTCGGATCGGCAGGTGCTGCGCGCGCGACAACTGACGCGCACGGTGGTCGATGCGTTCCCGATGGCACCGGCGGCGGTGGCGTATCGTCAGTTGGCGGCACAGGTGATGCATTGGCCGTTGGCGGCACGCGAGACAGTGGCTGCGGGCATGGCTGACATGGGCGAGATGGCGCATGGCGCGGGCGTATTGCCTGCGGCCACCGCCTGA
- the flgA gene encoding flagellar basal body P-ring formation chaperone FlgA produces the protein MAGKFGGSSALASRARQALRHGRRTAVLRSGLLASVLALAGGFGLAGVAGMANAANPAQGIATDPNAQNLGDTLGPGAIVIPGNNAAAGGVATNAPNNPRSVAPAAAVNANNGYANGGANGGVASAPAQQAAQAPQNNSQFQNTETVRQTAERFLREQTTGLPGRVTITVGDAVSDRMPACGALEPFLPPGARLWGSTTVGVRCAGERPWTLYLQARVSINATYFVAARQINPGETIGPNDLSPRQGDLTLLPRTVATDAGQIVGTVAVNRITSGLPIRSDLLRSAIAVQQGQTVRVVTRGSGFEVSTEGQVLSRASAGDPVQVRTRAGQVISGTVKSNKQGNIEVEVAL, from the coding sequence ATGGCTGGCAAGTTCGGCGGCAGTTCCGCCTTGGCCTCCCGCGCGCGACAAGCGCTGCGGCATGGCCGGCGCACGGCCGTACTGCGCTCCGGCCTGCTGGCTTCGGTGCTGGCACTGGCGGGTGGATTTGGCCTCGCAGGCGTCGCCGGCATGGCAAATGCGGCCAATCCCGCGCAAGGCATCGCCACCGATCCCAACGCCCAGAATCTCGGCGATACCCTCGGACCCGGTGCCATCGTCATCCCCGGCAACAATGCCGCAGCGGGTGGCGTAGCGACCAACGCGCCGAACAATCCGCGCTCGGTTGCCCCGGCGGCTGCGGTGAACGCCAACAACGGCTATGCCAATGGCGGCGCGAATGGCGGCGTAGCAAGCGCACCGGCGCAGCAAGCCGCGCAAGCCCCCCAGAACAATTCCCAGTTCCAGAACACGGAAACCGTACGGCAGACTGCCGAGCGGTTTCTGCGCGAACAGACGACCGGCTTGCCCGGACGCGTAACCATTACCGTGGGTGACGCGGTATCGGACCGCATGCCGGCGTGCGGCGCGCTTGAGCCGTTCCTGCCGCCGGGTGCGCGCCTGTGGGGGTCGACCACGGTGGGCGTGCGTTGCGCGGGCGAGCGCCCGTGGACGCTCTACCTGCAAGCCCGCGTGAGCATCAACGCGACCTATTTTGTGGCCGCGCGCCAGATCAACCCGGGCGAGACCATCGGCCCGAACGATCTGTCGCCGCGTCAGGGCGACCTCACGCTGTTGCCGCGCACGGTGGCCACCGACGCCGGGCAGATCGTAGGCACCGTGGCCGTGAACCGTATTACGTCGGGCTTGCCGATCCGCTCAGACCTGTTGCGCAGTGCCATCGCCGTGCAGCAAGGCCAGACCGTGCGTGTGGTCACGCGGGGTTCTGGCTTTGAGGTGAGCACCGAGGGTCAGGTGCTGTCGCGGGCCAGTGCGGGCGACCCGGTTCAGGTGCGTACACGCGCCGGTCAGGTCATCAGCGGCACCGTGAAAAGCAACAAACAGGGCAATATTGAAGTCGAAGTTGCACTATAA
- the flgM gene encoding flagellar biosynthesis anti-sigma factor FlgM yields MKIEPPANPLPGVGPTKGTTTDRTSTGAASADGAATPAAGNDASVSTSALSSEMRALQAALAQTGSADIDVAKVSEIKQAIAEGRLTIDPSKIADGLISTARDLLSTQSNS; encoded by the coding sequence ATGAAAATCGAACCACCCGCCAATCCGTTGCCCGGCGTCGGCCCGACGAAGGGGACGACGACCGATCGGACGAGCACCGGCGCTGCGAGCGCTGACGGCGCGGCTACGCCTGCGGCCGGTAATGACGCGAGCGTGAGCACGAGCGCGTTGTCGTCGGAGATGCGCGCGTTGCAAGCGGCCCTGGCCCAAACGGGGTCGGCCGACATCGACGTCGCCAAGGTGTCCGAGATCAAGCAAGCGATTGCGGAAGGGCGTCTTACCATCGATCCCAGCAAGATTGCGGACGGGCTCATTTCGACCGCACGCGATCTGCTCTCCACGCAATCGAACTCATGA
- the flhA gene encoding flagellar biosynthesis protein FlhA translates to MNLNPRANQFLRSSQTLLGGNLKSLAAPVLIVMILGMMILPLPPFILDLLFTFNIALAVMVLLVSMYTQKPLDFAAFPSVLLFSTLLRLSLNVASTRVVLLEGHTGPDAAGKVIEAFGHFLVGGNYAVGIVVFIILVVINFMVITKGAGRIAEVGARFTLDAMPGKQMAIDADLNAGLIGEDEARKRRTVIAQEADFYGSMDGASKFVRGDAVAGLMIMVINIVGGLIVGVAQHGLDIGTAAKNYTLLTIGDGLVAQIPALVISTAAGVVVSRVATDEDIGQQVVSQLFNNPRVLGITAAILGLMGLIPGMPHFAFLVLAFGLGALARWQHQRTERAKQESTRPAPVATSAPSEVAEASWDDVALVDPLGLEVGYRLIPLVDRNQDGELLKRIKGIRKKFAQEIGFLAPVVHIRDNLELRPNQYRITLKGVIIGEGEAYPGQLLAIDPGQVSAPLQGTPTRDPAFGLPAMWIDVGQRDQAQAYGYTVVDAGTVVATHLNHLINGHAHELLGRQEVQQLIERIGKDAPKLIEDLVPKTVALTTLQKVLQNLLEEQVPIRDMRTIIDAISEHGARVQDPHELTALVRLSLGRAITQSVFPGNGDLEVVGLDANLERILTQALSAGGGTGLEPGLADTLLRETQAAVARQERQGLPAVLLVQHPLRSLLSRFLRRSLPQLKVLSYAEVPDTRNVKMTALIGGQA, encoded by the coding sequence ATGAACCTCAACCCCCGCGCGAACCAGTTTCTGCGCTCGTCCCAAACGTTGCTCGGCGGCAACCTGAAGTCACTCGCCGCGCCGGTGCTGATCGTCATGATTCTGGGCATGATGATCCTCCCGCTGCCGCCGTTCATCCTGGATCTGCTCTTTACGTTCAACATCGCGCTTGCCGTGATGGTGCTGCTGGTCAGCATGTACACGCAAAAGCCGCTCGACTTCGCGGCCTTCCCAAGTGTGTTGCTGTTCTCCACGCTGCTGCGCCTGTCGCTGAACGTGGCGTCCACCCGGGTGGTGCTGCTCGAAGGTCACACCGGTCCGGATGCGGCCGGCAAGGTGATCGAGGCGTTCGGCCACTTCCTCGTCGGTGGCAACTACGCCGTCGGTATCGTGGTGTTCATCATCCTCGTGGTCATCAACTTCATGGTGATCACCAAGGGTGCCGGGCGTATCGCCGAAGTGGGCGCACGTTTTACCCTGGACGCCATGCCGGGTAAGCAGATGGCCATCGACGCCGACCTGAACGCCGGCCTGATCGGGGAAGACGAAGCGCGCAAGCGCCGCACGGTGATTGCGCAGGAAGCCGACTTCTACGGCTCGATGGACGGTGCATCGAAGTTCGTGCGCGGCGATGCGGTGGCGGGCCTGATGATCATGGTCATCAACATCGTCGGCGGTTTGATCGTCGGCGTGGCCCAGCACGGTTTGGACATCGGCACGGCCGCCAAGAACTACACGCTGCTCACGATCGGTGACGGTCTGGTCGCGCAAATCCCGGCGCTGGTGATCTCGACGGCGGCCGGTGTGGTCGTCTCGCGCGTGGCGACCGACGAAGATATCGGTCAGCAGGTCGTCTCGCAACTGTTCAACAACCCCCGCGTGCTGGGTATTACGGCCGCGATTCTCGGGTTGATGGGCCTGATTCCGGGCATGCCGCACTTTGCCTTCCTGGTACTGGCCTTCGGGCTGGGCGCACTGGCCCGCTGGCAGCATCAGCGCACCGAGCGCGCCAAGCAGGAATCGACGCGTCCCGCGCCGGTCGCGACGTCGGCACCCAGCGAAGTGGCCGAGGCCTCGTGGGACGACGTGGCGCTGGTCGACCCGCTGGGTCTGGAAGTGGGTTATCGCCTGATTCCGCTGGTGGACCGCAATCAGGATGGCGAGTTGCTCAAGCGCATCAAGGGCATTCGCAAGAAATTCGCGCAGGAAATTGGTTTCCTCGCCCCGGTGGTGCATATCCGCGACAATCTGGAACTGCGTCCGAATCAGTACCGCATCACGCTCAAGGGCGTGATCATCGGCGAAGGCGAGGCGTATCCGGGCCAGTTGCTCGCGATCGATCCGGGTCAGGTGAGCGCACCGCTGCAAGGCACGCCCACACGCGATCCGGCGTTCGGCCTGCCCGCCATGTGGATCGACGTGGGCCAGCGCGACCAGGCGCAGGCTTACGGTTACACGGTGGTCGATGCCGGTACGGTCGTGGCCACTCACCTGAATCACCTGATCAACGGGCACGCCCACGAATTGCTCGGCCGTCAGGAAGTGCAGCAACTCATCGAGCGCATCGGCAAGGACGCGCCGAAGCTCATCGAAGACCTGGTGCCCAAGACCGTCGCGCTCACTACGCTGCAAAAGGTGCTGCAAAACCTGCTCGAAGAGCAGGTGCCGATTCGCGATATGCGCACCATCATCGATGCGATTTCCGAACATGGCGCGCGCGTGCAGGACCCGCACGAACTCACGGCGCTGGTGCGCCTGTCGCTGGGCCGCGCGATCACGCAGAGCGTGTTCCCGGGCAACGGCGATCTCGAAGTGGTTGGCCTCGACGCCAATCTCGAACGCATTCTGACGCAGGCGTTGTCCGCTGGCGGGGGTACCGGTCTGGAGCCGGGCCTCGCCGACACGCTGTTGCGCGAAACACAGGCAGCGGTGGCGCGTCAGGAGCGTCAGGGGCTGCCGGCCGTCTTGCTGGTTCAACATCCGCTGCGTTCGCTGCTCTCGCGCTTCTTGCGCCGCAGCCTGCCGCAGCTCAAGGTTCTGTCGTATGCGGAAGTGCCTGATACGCGCAACGTGAAAATGACGGCACTCATCGGAGGTCAAGCGTGA
- the flgB gene encoding flagellar basal body rod protein FlgB, protein MDKLDAAMRFNQQALAMRAYRQEVISSNIANADTPGYKARDVDFNNALSQAVERGAQQQLATESSVSLTRTSSRHIAARATTPAPAMGSPELLYRVPYQQSIDGNTVELDAERVNFADNAVHYQTGLTVLSSQIKTMLAAITSQG, encoded by the coding sequence ATGGACAAACTGGACGCGGCAATGCGGTTCAACCAGCAGGCGTTAGCCATGCGCGCGTATCGTCAGGAAGTCATTTCCTCGAACATCGCCAATGCCGATACCCCGGGCTACAAAGCGCGCGACGTCGACTTCAACAACGCGTTGAGTCAGGCGGTCGAGCGCGGCGCCCAGCAGCAACTCGCCACCGAGTCGAGCGTGTCGCTCACGCGCACCTCCTCGCGCCATATCGCTGCGCGCGCCACGACGCCGGCCCCGGCCATGGGCAGCCCTGAATTGCTTTACCGCGTGCCGTATCAGCAAAGCATCGACGGCAACACCGTCGAACTCGACGCCGAGCGGGTGAACTTCGCCGATAACGCCGTGCATTACCAAACGGGCCTCACGGTCCTCTCCAGCCAGATCAAGACGATGCTGGCGGCCATCACGAGTCAAGGGTAA
- a CDS encoding flagella synthesis protein FlgN, with protein MNTEALLTALTTEMNAINAFSALLGEEQQALVSGTLDSLPELTERKTRAVTDLATLGRERDAQLQALGYSPDEAGATAAAASEPRLGAAWQALLAAAAEAKRANDTNGVLIRTRLTYTQQALNVLYGPEQNAPLYGPDGRTTPRSSGGSVTA; from the coding sequence ATGAACACCGAAGCCCTGCTGACTGCCCTCACGACCGAGATGAACGCGATCAACGCGTTTTCGGCGTTGCTAGGCGAAGAACAGCAGGCTTTGGTCAGTGGCACGCTCGACTCGCTGCCTGAGTTGACCGAGCGCAAGACGCGCGCGGTCACCGACCTCGCGACGCTCGGTCGCGAGCGCGATGCGCAATTGCAAGCGTTGGGTTATTCGCCGGATGAAGCCGGTGCGACGGCGGCTGCCGCCAGCGAACCGCGTCTGGGCGCCGCGTGGCAGGCATTGTTGGCCGCTGCGGCCGAAGCCAAGCGCGCCAACGACACCAATGGCGTACTCATCCGCACCCGCCTGACGTACACCCAGCAAGCGCTGAACGTGCTGTACGGCCCGGAACAGAACGCCCCGCTCTACGGCCCCGACGGCCGCACCACACCGCGCTCTAGCGGTGGGAGTGTGACGGCGTAA
- a CDS encoding type II toxin-antitoxin system HicB family antitoxin → MDIDHYTYRLTWSPEDNEHVGLCTEFPSLSWLDVTPEGALDGIRKVVAEVVADMQANGEAVPAPLAEHRYSGEFRVRIPPTLHRALVIEAAELGVSLNRLASLKLAAN, encoded by the coding sequence GTGGACATTGATCACTACACCTACCGCCTGACCTGGTCGCCCGAAGACAACGAGCACGTCGGTCTATGTACCGAGTTTCCTTCCCTGTCGTGGCTGGACGTGACGCCGGAGGGAGCGCTTGATGGGATTCGGAAAGTCGTCGCCGAAGTGGTGGCGGATATGCAGGCGAATGGCGAAGCTGTTCCCGCGCCCCTCGCGGAACATCGCTATAGCGGAGAATTTCGCGTGCGGATTCCTCCAACGCTGCACCGTGCGCTGGTGATTGAAGCTGCGGAATTGGGGGTCAGCCTGAACCGGCTGGCGAGTCTGAAACTGGCGGCAAACTAA
- the flgC gene encoding flagellar basal body rod protein FlgC, whose amino-acid sequence MPLMSIFDVAGSAMTAQSQRMNVTASNLANAESVTGPDGQPYRAKQVVFQVNPVTGSEVGGVKVAGVVEDSSPLKTVYDPKNPAANAQGYVTMPNVNPVEEMVNMISASRSYQANVEALNTAKTLMLKTLTVGQ is encoded by the coding sequence ATGCCACTCATGAGCATTTTCGATGTCGCCGGGTCGGCCATGACGGCCCAGTCGCAGCGCATGAACGTCACCGCCAGCAATCTGGCCAATGCCGAGAGCGTGACCGGGCCGGACGGGCAGCCGTACCGCGCCAAACAGGTCGTGTTTCAGGTGAACCCGGTGACGGGCAGCGAAGTGGGCGGTGTGAAGGTCGCGGGCGTGGTCGAAGACTCGTCGCCGCTCAAGACCGTCTACGACCCGAAGAACCCGGCGGCCAACGCGCAGGGCTACGTGACGATGCCCAACGTCAACCCGGTGGAGGAGATGGTCAACATGATCTCCGCCTCCCGCTCCTATCAGGCCAACGTCGAGGCGCTCAACACCGCCAAGACGCTGATGCTCAAAACCCTCACGGTCGGCCAATAA